The Allocatelliglobosispora scoriae genome contains a region encoding:
- a CDS encoding phosphatase PAP2 family protein — protein MLIGLLVAALTIAAVYATVLAIRPLVARAGGSPWLSSAGERGRAGLNWLTVRIAAEILILIAGSIVVVTLASIFGEILDEVVDDDDLTAIDRPAVAWLAARRTPRLNVVFAAVTDLGGALMLVAAVAVLAFVVARRLRSRRPVLLALVGLVGIQILVNVIKLVIGRDRPELPGRLVTVSGYSFPSGHAASSLVGFALLAWLTCMVTRNRTVWATAWLSATVGTTAVGLSRVYLGVHYPSDVLGGWMLGLTWLAVLAVATRVHDARASTGGPSR, from the coding sequence GTGCTTATCGGGCTTCTCGTCGCGGCACTCACCATCGCGGCCGTCTACGCCACGGTCCTCGCGATCCGGCCGCTCGTGGCGAGAGCCGGCGGGTCGCCCTGGCTCTCCTCGGCGGGGGAGCGGGGCCGGGCGGGACTCAACTGGCTGACGGTGCGCATCGCCGCCGAGATCCTCATCCTCATCGCCGGATCGATCGTGGTGGTGACGCTGGCGTCGATCTTCGGGGAGATCCTCGACGAGGTGGTCGACGACGACGACCTGACCGCGATCGACCGGCCGGCGGTGGCGTGGCTCGCCGCTCGGCGTACCCCCAGGTTGAATGTGGTTTTCGCGGCCGTGACCGACCTCGGCGGCGCGTTGATGCTGGTGGCGGCCGTGGCCGTGCTCGCGTTCGTCGTCGCGCGGCGCCTGCGCTCGCGGCGGCCGGTGCTGCTGGCGCTGGTCGGACTGGTCGGCATCCAGATCCTGGTCAACGTGATCAAGCTGGTGATCGGCCGGGACCGGCCCGAGCTGCCCGGGCGGCTCGTCACGGTGAGCGGCTACTCGTTCCCGTCGGGGCACGCGGCGAGCTCGCTCGTCGGTTTCGCGCTGCTCGCCTGGCTGACCTGCATGGTCACCCGCAACCGCACCGTCTGGGCGACCGCCTGGCTCTCCGCCACTGTCGGCACGACCGCGGTCGGGCTGTCGCGGGTCTACCTCGGCGTGCATTACCCCAGCGACGTGCTCGGCGGCTGGATGCTCGGGCTCACGTGGCTCGCCGTGCTCGCCGTCGCCACCCGGGTCCACGACGCCCGCGCGAGCACGGGCGGGCCGTCGCGATGA
- a CDS encoding MFS transporter, translating to MEAELMEHPRRWPALGVLSLTLVAVTLDNSVLNTALPSLARGLSATTADLQWITDAYTLVFAAALILAGSLGARLGARRALIGGLVVFAGGSAAAALSTSPAQLIGWRALMGLGAAFVMPATLAIITRMFSAAERPKAFAIWSAAAGVGILIGPATGGLLLEHFSWSSTFWINIPLVVAAVIATALAVPAIAPQRTGKLDLLGALLSTAAVAALVDAIIEAPERGWTATTTVAEFALAGLLTAAFVGWELRVAEPLVQLRLFANRRFGLAALALAVTFFALFGTLFELSQFLQLVHGYSPLVAGLGAMPFAVAMATTSATSAITSRWLGITGALVVGLLCVAAGLGALATIEPDTAFAIIAAETALVGAGMGLLMAPASLEITAAVPVRYAAMASSLNSVIRELGGVLGIAVVGTVVSAFYRSTMSATPGVAGHDLPSAHAVAAQLPPEVAGPMLDAADRAFTDAMNRGALVASTTALVAALLVLTAMPRRGAQPASEVPQPRRDLQPA from the coding sequence ATGGAAGCGGAGCTCATGGAGCATCCCCGGAGGTGGCCGGCGCTGGGCGTGCTCAGCCTGACCCTGGTCGCGGTCACGCTGGACAACTCGGTGCTCAACACGGCGCTGCCGTCGCTGGCGCGGGGGCTGTCGGCGACCACCGCCGACCTGCAGTGGATCACGGATGCATACACGCTGGTCTTCGCGGCGGCGCTGATCCTCGCCGGTTCGCTCGGAGCGCGGCTCGGCGCCCGGCGCGCCCTCATCGGCGGCCTCGTCGTCTTCGCGGGCGGATCGGCCGCCGCCGCGCTCTCGACCAGCCCCGCCCAGCTCATCGGCTGGCGGGCGTTGATGGGGCTCGGTGCCGCCTTCGTCATGCCGGCCACGCTGGCGATCATCACCAGGATGTTCTCGGCGGCCGAACGGCCCAAGGCCTTCGCGATCTGGTCCGCCGCCGCCGGGGTCGGCATCCTCATCGGACCGGCCACGGGTGGCCTGCTGCTGGAGCACTTCTCCTGGAGCAGCACGTTCTGGATCAACATCCCGCTCGTCGTGGCCGCCGTCATCGCGACAGCTCTCGCCGTACCCGCCATCGCGCCGCAGCGGACCGGGAAGCTGGACCTGCTGGGTGCCCTGCTCTCCACCGCCGCGGTGGCGGCGCTCGTGGACGCGATCATCGAGGCGCCCGAGCGCGGCTGGACCGCCACGACGACCGTCGCCGAGTTCGCCCTGGCCGGGCTGCTCACCGCGGCCTTCGTCGGCTGGGAGCTGCGCGTCGCGGAGCCGCTCGTGCAGCTGCGCCTGTTCGCCAACCGGCGCTTCGGGCTCGCCGCACTCGCGCTCGCCGTCACCTTCTTCGCCCTCTTCGGCACCCTCTTCGAGCTCTCGCAGTTCCTCCAGCTCGTGCACGGCTACAGCCCGCTCGTCGCGGGGCTCGGCGCGATGCCCTTCGCCGTGGCGATGGCGACGACGTCGGCTACCTCGGCGATCACGTCGCGGTGGCTCGGCATCACCGGCGCTCTCGTCGTCGGCCTGCTCTGCGTCGCGGCCGGGCTCGGCGCCCTCGCCACCATCGAGCCGGACACCGCGTTCGCGATCATCGCCGCCGAGACGGCGCTGGTGGGGGCGGGGATGGGCCTGCTGATGGCACCGGCGAGCCTGGAGATCACCGCAGCCGTCCCGGTCCGCTACGCCGCGATGGCGAGCTCGCTCAACAGCGTCATCCGGGAGCTCGGCGGTGTCCTCGGCATCGCGGTCGTCGGCACGGTCGTCTCGGCCTTCTACCGCAGCACCATGAGCGCGACGCCCGGTGTCGCCGGGCACGACCTGCCGTCGGCGCACGCCGTCGCCGCGCAGCTGCCGCCCGAGGTCGCCGGGCCGATGCTCGACGCGGCGGACCGGGCATTCACCGACGCGATGAACCGGGGCGCGCTCGTCGCGTCGACGACCGCGCTGGTCGCGGCGCTGCTGGTGCTGACAGCGATGCCGCGGCGCGGAGCGCAACCGGCGAGCGAGGTGCCGCAGCCCCGTCGCGACCTGCAACCGGCATGA
- a CDS encoding beta-class carbonic anhydrase — translation MSVTDELLTNAERYQRDFTKGELPLPPARGVAVLACMDARLNPYGLLGLQEGDAHVIRNAGGVVTADELRSLAISQRLLGTREIVLIHHTDCGMLTFTDDEFKDGIAKETGIRPPWSSEAFTDLDTDVRQSVRRILADPFIPVKDSVRGFVYDVRTGALREVV, via the coding sequence ATGTCGGTCACCGACGAATTACTGACCAACGCGGAGCGCTACCAGCGTGACTTCACGAAGGGCGAGCTCCCGTTGCCGCCCGCCCGTGGCGTCGCGGTCCTCGCCTGCATGGACGCCCGCCTCAACCCCTACGGCCTGCTCGGCCTGCAGGAGGGCGACGCCCATGTCATCCGCAACGCCGGCGGCGTGGTCACCGCCGACGAGCTGCGCAGCCTGGCGATCAGCCAGCGCCTGCTCGGCACACGGGAGATCGTGCTGATCCACCACACCGATTGCGGAATGCTCACCTTCACCGACGACGAGTTCAAGGACGGGATCGCCAAGGAGACCGGGATCCGTCCGCCGTGGTCGTCGGAGGCCTTCACCGACCTCGACACCGACGTGCGCCAGTCGGTCAGGCGGATCCTCGCCGACCCCTTCATCCCGGTGAAGGACTCGGTGCGCGGCTTCGTCTACGACGTGCGCACCGGCGCACTGCGCGAGGTCGTCTGA
- a CDS encoding transglutaminase-like domain-containing protein — protein MNLRQVRVGCEFAYVAEIDTPTVFQVEPRNAAPISLVHQEWSALPDIRVRRYTDLYNNPCVRLVLPAGRSVLRYDATVLVPDATEEVDFSAPQLPPDDLPDDVLVYTLPSRFCLPDMLGDEAWSRFGGIEPGYARVQAICDYVNDHLTFSYGSSDALTTAVDVNRSGFGVCRDFTHLAISFCRALNVPARYVFGYLPDLDVEPDPAPMDFAAWMEVYLGDRWWTFDPRNNMARKGRILIGQGRDASDVAMVTTFGAPFLESMSVLAEEG, from the coding sequence ATGAACCTGCGCCAGGTACGGGTCGGCTGCGAGTTCGCCTACGTTGCGGAGATCGACACCCCGACCGTCTTCCAGGTCGAGCCGCGCAACGCGGCCCCGATCAGCCTCGTCCATCAGGAGTGGTCCGCGCTGCCCGACATCCGGGTGCGCCGCTACACGGACCTCTACAACAATCCCTGCGTACGCCTGGTGCTGCCGGCCGGACGCTCGGTGCTGCGCTACGACGCCACGGTGCTTGTGCCGGACGCCACCGAGGAGGTCGACTTCTCGGCGCCGCAGCTCCCGCCCGACGACCTCCCCGACGACGTGCTCGTCTACACCCTGCCCAGCCGCTTCTGCCTGCCCGACATGCTCGGTGACGAGGCGTGGTCCCGGTTCGGCGGCATCGAACCCGGATATGCCCGGGTGCAGGCGATCTGCGACTACGTCAACGACCACCTGACCTTCAGTTATGGGAGCAGCGACGCGCTCACCACCGCCGTCGACGTGAATCGGTCCGGCTTCGGGGTGTGCCGCGACTTCACCCACCTGGCGATCTCGTTCTGCCGGGCGCTCAACGTGCCGGCCCGCTACGTCTTCGGCTACCTGCCCGACCTTGACGTCGAGCCGGACCCCGCGCCGATGGACTTCGCCGCCTGGATGGAGGTCTACCTCGGCGATCGGTGGTGGACCTTCGATCCGCGCAACAACATGGCGCGCAAGGGGCGGATCCTGATCGGACAGGGGCGGGACGCGTCCGATGTCGCGATGGTGACCACGTTCGGGGCGCCGTTCCTGGAGTCGATGTCGGTGCTCGCCGAGGAGGGTTAG